One Anaerohalosphaeraceae bacterium DNA segment encodes these proteins:
- the mgrA gene encoding L-glyceraldehyde 3-phosphate reductase, with amino-acid sequence MSYQPAENRYAKMEYRPSGTSGLRLPALSLGLWHNFGDVDDFQTARRMILTAFDNGITHFDLANNYGPPPGSAERNFGKILKEDLAAWRDELIVSTKAGYYMWPGPYGDGGSRKYLIASLDQSLKRMGLDYVDIFYSHRPDPKTPLEETCAALDHILKQGKALYVGLSNYPADQTRRAFEWLQSCGRRLLIHQPKYSMLVRDIETNGLLETLGTLGVGCIAFCPLAQGLLTDKYLKDIPADSRAAKPHGFLKKEQITEALRTKLVNLNELARRRGQSLAQMALTWVLRDSRITSALIGASRPEQILENLKSLTAPPLTQPELTDIDTVLKTP; translated from the coding sequence ATGTCGTACCAGCCCGCCGAAAATCGGTATGCAAAAATGGAATACAGGCCCTCCGGCACAAGCGGTCTGCGTCTGCCGGCGCTGTCCCTGGGACTGTGGCACAATTTCGGCGATGTGGACGATTTCCAAACCGCACGCCGAATGATTCTGACGGCCTTTGACAACGGCATCACCCACTTTGACCTGGCCAATAACTACGGCCCGCCGCCCGGCTCCGCCGAACGAAACTTCGGAAAAATCCTCAAGGAAGACCTGGCCGCCTGGCGGGATGAACTAATCGTATCCACCAAAGCGGGCTACTATATGTGGCCGGGGCCCTATGGAGACGGCGGCTCCCGAAAATATCTGATTGCCAGTTTAGACCAGTCTCTCAAGCGGATGGGACTGGACTATGTGGACATCTTCTACTCCCATCGCCCCGACCCCAAAACTCCTCTGGAGGAAACCTGCGCCGCTCTCGACCACATCCTTAAACAGGGAAAGGCCCTGTACGTCGGCTTATCCAATTATCCCGCCGACCAGACCCGCAGGGCTTTTGAATGGCTGCAATCCTGCGGCCGCCGGCTCCTGATTCACCAGCCTAAATATTCGATGCTCGTGCGGGATATTGAAACCAACGGGCTGCTCGAAACCCTCGGCACTCTGGGGGTCGGCTGCATTGCATTCTGTCCTTTGGCGCAGGGACTTTTGACCGACAAATATCTCAAAGACATCCCCGCCGACTCCCGCGCCGCCAAACCGCACGGCTTCCTGAAGAAAGAACAGATTACCGAGGCCCTGCGGACAAAACTGGTCAATCTGAACGAACTGGCCCGCCGCCGCGGACAATCGCTGGCCCAAATGGCTCTCACCTGGGTCCTCCGCGACAGCCGCATTACCTCCGCCCTTATTGGAGCCAGCCGGCCTGAACAAATTCTTGAAAATCTAAAATCTCTGACAGCCCCTCCTTTGACTCAGCCTGAATTGACCGACATTGATACCGTATTGAAAACCCCCTGA
- the rpmB gene encoding 50S ribosomal protein L28: MGRECFFLGKKTSTGQSIARRGKAKYLGGVGRKITGITKRKFKPNTQKVRAVVNGKVCRITVSAKAIRQGLVVKPLKRKYKPAEKTATAE, encoded by the coding sequence ATGGGTAGAGAATGTTTCTTTCTGGGCAAGAAGACCAGCACCGGACAAAGCATTGCCCGCCGCGGTAAGGCCAAATATCTGGGCGGTGTCGGTCGGAAAATCACCGGCATTACCAAGCGGAAATTCAAACCGAATACACAAAAGGTTCGGGCGGTTGTCAACGGCAAGGTCTGTCGGATTACGGTATCGGCCAAGGCGATTCGTCAGGGGCTGGTTGTCAAGCCGCTGAAGCGCAAATACAAACCGGCGGAAAAGACGGCAACAGCAGAATAA
- a CDS encoding NUDIX domain-containing protein: MDWMIAYENRNVFLYCPLCSARALKVHKKSAYVCTECGLEFYLNTAAAVVALIEDEEGRLLVTVRDHKPKEGMLDLPGGFVDPGESAEEAVRREVEEETGLRVDSLEYFGSAPNRYLYKGVHYATEDLAFVCRVSDWSGLEAREEIRSLLRLKREEIDLERFAFDSVRHFLRLYLNR, translated from the coding sequence ATGGACTGGATGATTGCTTATGAGAATCGGAATGTCTTTTTGTACTGTCCGCTTTGCAGCGCCCGGGCGCTGAAGGTGCATAAAAAGAGCGCATATGTGTGTACGGAGTGCGGGCTGGAGTTTTATCTGAATACGGCGGCGGCAGTCGTGGCTCTGATTGAAGACGAAGAGGGCCGGCTGCTGGTTACGGTCCGTGACCACAAGCCCAAAGAGGGAATGCTGGATTTGCCGGGAGGGTTTGTGGACCCGGGGGAGTCGGCGGAAGAGGCCGTTCGGCGTGAGGTGGAAGAGGAAACAGGGTTGAGGGTAGACTCTCTGGAGTATTTCGGGTCCGCTCCGAATCGATATTTGTATAAAGGGGTGCATTATGCCACGGAAGACCTGGCCTTTGTCTGCCGGGTTTCCGACTGGTCCGGATTGGAGGCCCGCGAGGAAATCCGGAGTCTTCTGCGTCTGAAGCGGGAGGAGATTGATTTGGAGCGGTTTGCTTTCGATTCCGTTCGGCATTTTCTCCGACTGTATTTGAATCGGTAG
- a CDS encoding PAC2 family protein, with product MSVERLRIYHNPDLTAPTLVLGFDGWMDGGEVSTGLVDYLRVTLGAVPFASIDPEPFYVFQMPGTMEVAGVFRPHVKIDEGLIEDFSFPNNTFFAEPRHNLILFSGKEPNLRWECFADCIFHLCERFDVKQIFFVGSVAGLTPHSREPKFTASVSQPALRAKMQRIGIRLSRYEGPAGFATYLTWRASKADLDMFVLVAEIPAYLQGYNPRAVEAAVRCISGLLELHLTCEDLRTLSDEFERKVGELVQQQPELAARIQQLEEIYDNEIFDTELSDLKNWLHQRGIRLD from the coding sequence ATGAGCGTAGAACGGCTTCGCATCTATCACAATCCGGACTTGACGGCACCGACCCTGGTTCTCGGCTTTGACGGCTGGATGGACGGGGGAGAGGTCTCCACGGGGCTGGTGGATTATCTGCGGGTAACGCTCGGGGCGGTTCCGTTTGCTTCGATTGACCCGGAGCCGTTTTATGTGTTTCAAATGCCGGGGACTATGGAAGTGGCGGGTGTGTTTCGCCCCCATGTGAAGATTGACGAGGGTCTGATAGAGGACTTTTCCTTTCCGAACAATACATTTTTTGCCGAACCGCGGCACAATCTGATTTTGTTTTCCGGTAAAGAGCCGAATTTACGGTGGGAGTGTTTTGCGGACTGCATTTTTCATTTGTGCGAACGGTTTGACGTCAAACAGATTTTCTTTGTCGGCAGCGTGGCGGGCCTGACGCCTCACAGCCGGGAGCCGAAGTTTACGGCTTCGGTTTCTCAACCTGCCCTTCGGGCCAAAATGCAGCGCATCGGCATTCGATTAAGCCGGTATGAAGGGCCGGCGGGGTTCGCCACATACCTGACCTGGCGGGCATCCAAGGCCGATTTGGATATGTTTGTTCTGGTGGCGGAGATACCGGCCTATCTGCAGGGATATAATCCGCGGGCGGTGGAGGCAGCCGTCCGATGCATTTCCGGACTGCTTGAACTGCATCTGACCTGTGAGGATTTACGAACACTCAGCGATGAGTTTGAGCGGAAAGTCGGAGAACTGGTTCAGCAGCAGCCGGAGCTGGCTGCCCGGATACAGCAGCTGGAAGAAATCTACGACAATGAAATTTTTGATACGGAACTGAGTGATTTAAAGAACTGGCTGCACCAGCGGGGAATTCGGCTGGACTAA
- a CDS encoding SDR family oxidoreductase has translation MQNEATERPKRVLITGCSSGFGLLTAVEAAREGFDVVATMRKLDKAGPLLQALEKSNLTVKIERLDITDPASIETIVQQFSPIDILINNAGILIAGSFLDLTEQECDKIFQTNYFGPVRLTRAVVPQMIQRKSGRIVNIASLAGLIGHPFNSAYAASKHALIGFTQSIRVELAPFGIDVVSVEPGYHKTEIIGANANQAEHFYDRTSPMFEWNRGFLKAMFEEILPRAGDPQQVADLIVRIISCEKPKAHYIIGKDAAFAMTFKSLGLWGWLERQIIRKIRKYRRLENQREEEKRNRRKQSASIRK, from the coding sequence ATGCAGAACGAAGCAACTGAAAGGCCCAAAAGAGTCCTGATAACCGGCTGCTCCAGCGGTTTCGGCTTGCTGACTGCCGTCGAAGCCGCCCGAGAGGGGTTCGATGTTGTTGCCACAATGCGCAAGCTCGACAAAGCAGGCCCACTTCTGCAAGCCCTTGAAAAATCGAATCTTACCGTCAAAATCGAGCGGCTGGACATCACAGACCCTGCCTCCATTGAAACGATAGTACAGCAATTCTCACCCATAGATATCCTGATTAACAATGCAGGAATACTGATCGCCGGTTCCTTTCTGGACCTCACCGAGCAGGAATGCGATAAAATCTTTCAAACCAACTACTTCGGACCGGTTCGCCTGACCCGCGCCGTCGTTCCCCAGATGATTCAGCGAAAAAGCGGCCGCATCGTCAACATCGCCTCTCTGGCAGGACTTATCGGTCATCCCTTTAACTCCGCCTACGCCGCCAGCAAACATGCCCTCATCGGCTTTACCCAGTCTATCCGCGTGGAACTGGCCCCCTTCGGCATTGACGTCGTCTCCGTCGAGCCCGGCTATCACAAAACCGAAATCATCGGAGCCAACGCCAATCAGGCCGAGCATTTCTATGACCGAACCAGCCCGATGTTTGAATGGAACCGCGGCTTTCTGAAGGCGATGTTTGAGGAGATTCTCCCCCGTGCCGGCGACCCGCAGCAGGTGGCGGACCTGATTGTCCGCATCATCTCCTGCGAAAAACCAAAGGCCCATTACATCATCGGAAAAGATGCCGCCTTTGCAATGACCTTCAAATCGCTGGGGCTTTGGGGATGGCTCGAAAGACAAATCATTCGGAAAATCCGAAAATACCGCCGGCTTGAAAACCAGCGCGAAGAGGAAAAAAGGAACCGGCGAAAACAATCCGCCTCCATTCGCAAGTAA
- a CDS encoding M20 family metallopeptidase gives MNELLKQLIQAAPTADNGERRAAEVLVQYFRTHGIEAFADIWNENRANVIARLPSSRQKPGLLLAAHLDVVPADPSQWTFEPFAGLEQNGHILGRGAVDMLGGLAAAAAALVEIAAAGLPLQGDVVLAATAGEETDSCGANRFVQSAAQSIGPLAGIILPEPTNLKILTAHRGLLWLQITTYGRSAHGSMPKQGVNAIEKMLPLLNRLFGWSIPQPPHPRLGPCTMSINQLHAGTAPNIVPDTCRLHLDIRTLPGQPQPSVIEQIQTFLEEQKARDPNFRAEISILRQCEALETPPNSPFVQTVCRAVQTSQTDVAVFTTDGPHFLPLCPDIIILGPGNPTACHKPDESVKIDDLAAARQMYVQIIRALAQ, from the coding sequence ATGAACGAACTGCTCAAACAATTGATTCAGGCCGCACCGACGGCCGACAACGGGGAACGCAGGGCCGCCGAGGTACTCGTCCAGTATTTCCGCACCCACGGCATCGAGGCCTTTGCAGACATCTGGAACGAAAACCGGGCCAATGTCATCGCCCGCCTGCCCTCTTCCCGACAAAAACCCGGTCTGCTTCTGGCCGCCCACCTGGATGTGGTGCCGGCTGACCCATCCCAATGGACCTTCGAACCCTTTGCGGGCCTTGAACAAAACGGACACATTTTAGGCCGCGGCGCCGTCGATATGCTCGGGGGCCTGGCCGCTGCCGCCGCGGCACTGGTTGAAATCGCCGCCGCAGGGCTCCCTTTACAGGGCGATGTCGTCCTGGCCGCAACCGCCGGCGAAGAAACCGACAGCTGCGGAGCCAACCGCTTTGTTCAATCCGCCGCCCAATCAATCGGTCCGCTGGCCGGCATCATCCTGCCCGAACCGACAAACTTGAAAATCCTCACCGCCCACCGCGGGCTTCTCTGGCTGCAAATCACTACATACGGCCGCAGCGCCCACGGCTCGATGCCCAAACAAGGCGTCAACGCCATCGAAAAAATGCTTCCGCTGCTCAATCGGCTTTTCGGCTGGTCAATCCCCCAACCTCCGCATCCTCGCCTGGGACCGTGCACAATGAGCATCAACCAGCTCCACGCCGGAACCGCCCCCAACATTGTCCCCGACACCTGCCGGCTGCATCTGGACATCCGCACCCTGCCGGGGCAGCCGCAGCCGTCCGTCATCGAGCAAATCCAAACCTTCCTCGAGGAACAAAAAGCCCGAGACCCAAACTTCCGGGCCGAGATTTCCATCCTCCGCCAATGTGAGGCACTGGAGACTCCGCCGAACAGCCCTTTTGTCCAAACCGTCTGCCGTGCCGTTCAAACCAGCCAGACCGACGTTGCTGTCTTCACAACCGACGGCCCGCATTTCCTCCCGCTGTGCCCGGACATCATCATCTTAGGCCCCGGCAACCCAACCGCCTGCCATAAACCCGACGAATCCGTCAAAATAGACGACTTGGCCGCCGCCCGGCAGATGTATGTCCAAATCATCCGTGCTCTGGCGCAATAA
- a CDS encoding UDP-2,3-diacylglucosamine diphosphatase, with the protein MGQERPIFVVSDLHMGDGGPRDNFAADHKAEQFSRFLDYVEQEGGELFILGDLFEFWQANVGRVIVRRMDFLERFARMGAIYVVGNHDADLEDLIGTGLLAHPFFERMTRPFERTIGSRRFKFMHGHELDPFNRDGTPRWGRVLAILCGMIEDRKGSPLLSAGGLSERALLRMGRSFLWMWNNSVNLLERSRVRQPRHRLTESLTPAQDPAREKGILALYQRDRLESGYDVLVAGHTHHAVLINGWYCNSGCWVGLRNSFLRIEPDGTVRLWVWKDNQPVEPRKKSRQIPCFV; encoded by the coding sequence ATGGGCCAAGAGAGACCTATTTTTGTTGTGAGTGATTTGCATATGGGGGATGGGGGGCCGCGGGATAACTTTGCGGCGGACCATAAAGCCGAGCAGTTTAGTCGCTTTTTAGATTATGTGGAGCAAGAGGGTGGAGAATTGTTCATTTTGGGGGATTTGTTTGAGTTCTGGCAGGCCAATGTGGGGCGTGTGATTGTCCGTCGGATGGATTTTTTGGAGCGGTTTGCCCGGATGGGGGCAATCTATGTTGTCGGCAATCACGATGCAGATTTGGAGGATTTAATCGGTACGGGGCTTCTGGCCCATCCGTTCTTTGAGCGGATGACGCGTCCGTTTGAGCGGACGATTGGGTCTCGCCGCTTTAAGTTTATGCATGGGCATGAACTGGACCCATTTAATCGGGATGGAACGCCCCGGTGGGGACGTGTGCTGGCCATTCTATGCGGGATGATAGAAGACCGGAAGGGTTCGCCTCTGCTTTCGGCGGGGGGGCTGAGTGAAAGGGCTTTGCTGCGGATGGGGCGAAGTTTTCTGTGGATGTGGAATAATTCGGTTAATCTGCTGGAGCGGAGCCGAGTTCGACAGCCGCGGCATCGGTTGACGGAGTCTTTGACTCCGGCGCAGGACCCGGCACGAGAAAAGGGGATTTTGGCTTTATATCAGCGAGACCGGCTTGAAAGCGGGTACGATGTGCTGGTGGCCGGGCATACTCATCATGCGGTTTTGATAAACGGCTGGTACTGCAACAGCGGCTGCTGGGTCGGGCTTCGAAACAGTTTTCTCCGGATTGAGCCGGATGGGACCGTTCGGCTGTGGGTCTGGAAAGACAATCAGCCGGTGGAGCCGCGAAAAAAATCTCGGCAGATTCCGTGCTTTGTGTAA
- a CDS encoding DHH family phosphoesterase has translation MGTCSSAVRKTRKKLASLRDIFKGNQTLLIVLQNSPDPDSIASAMVLRKLANSLADIQCSLVYGGRIGRAENRALIHYLSVNLREASEIDFHGYDLIAMVDTQPWAGNNCLPAEMEPDIVIDHHKCRRSTRQCRFTDIRSRYGATVTILYEYLQAAGIEIDSMLATAILYAIRSDTQDFGRDTTQADLDAVMAVYPLANKRILGQIQRGRVERNYFQTLSDGLRNARVCGPAIVTGLGKVENPDMIGEMADLLLRDEATDWAVCYGFFEGRLLISIRTSAEPPRADKVIRHMIGRKGSGGGHPSYAGGQIPLESDEPRQIRRLERRILKRFLESVGAAGAKEEKLIQS, from the coding sequence ATGGGCACCTGTTCATCCGCTGTTCGGAAAACGCGAAAAAAACTTGCTTCTCTTCGGGATATTTTCAAGGGCAATCAGACCCTTTTGATTGTGCTTCAGAACTCTCCGGACCCTGACTCGATTGCATCTGCGATGGTGCTGCGGAAACTGGCCAATTCGCTGGCGGATATTCAGTGTTCGCTGGTTTATGGGGGTCGCATCGGACGAGCGGAAAATCGGGCCCTGATTCATTATTTGTCTGTCAATTTGCGGGAGGCCTCGGAAATTGATTTTCATGGGTATGATTTGATTGCAATGGTTGATACCCAGCCCTGGGCGGGGAATAACTGCCTTCCGGCAGAAATGGAGCCGGATATTGTTATTGACCACCATAAATGCCGGCGCAGTACACGGCAGTGCCGCTTTACGGATATTCGCAGCCGCTATGGAGCGACGGTTACAATTCTTTATGAGTATCTCCAGGCGGCGGGGATTGAAATCGACAGTATGCTGGCGACGGCGATTTTGTATGCCATCCGTTCCGATACTCAGGACTTCGGGCGAGATACCACGCAGGCGGATTTGGATGCGGTGATGGCGGTTTATCCGCTGGCCAACAAGCGGATTCTCGGACAGATTCAGCGAGGCCGAGTGGAACGGAACTATTTTCAGACGCTCAGTGACGGGCTTCGCAATGCCCGGGTATGCGGCCCCGCAATTGTGACAGGATTGGGGAAGGTAGAAAATCCGGATATGATTGGGGAGATGGCAGATTTGCTTTTGCGGGATGAAGCGACGGACTGGGCGGTTTGTTACGGTTTCTTTGAGGGGCGGCTTTTGATTTCCATCCGAACCAGTGCAGAGCCCCCTCGAGCGGATAAGGTCATTCGTCATATGATCGGCCGAAAGGGGAGCGGCGGGGGGCACCCGAGTTATGCGGGCGGTCAGATTCCTCTGGAATCCGACGAGCCGAGACAGATTCGCCGGCTGGAACGCAGGATTCTTAAGCGGTTTCTGGAGAGTGTCGGAGCGGCCGGGGCCAAAGAGGAAAAGCTGATTCAGTCCTGA
- a CDS encoding 2-dehydropantoate 2-reductase yields the protein MTAKQQEFSVLLYGAGAVGLGIASCLLKTGTPTTLLARPHTAGPLRQEGLVRKGIFGEAFFPPTAFRVYESLEEISDSRYDFILVCTKSSDTLTAAKNLSVHSKLLAPNGLIVLFQNGWGNAEIFADFFPKETIYNARVITGFIRPKPNVVEITVHADAVHIGSLFGESPEPLIPLCQAVSAGGIPCQTTTQIGKDLWAKMLYNCALNPLGAVLDVPYGKLAEHPSTRHIMDRLIEETFDVMLADGYRTHWENAEEFKSAFYNQMVPATAAHRSSTLQDLKAGKKTEIDALTGAVLRLAQKHRRAVPCSDFLYHLIDFIESRNNQNPRND from the coding sequence ATGACAGCAAAACAACAAGAATTCTCTGTTCTTCTCTACGGTGCCGGTGCCGTTGGGTTGGGAATTGCTTCTTGTCTGCTGAAAACCGGTACTCCAACCACCCTGCTGGCTCGCCCCCACACCGCCGGGCCGCTTCGGCAGGAAGGCCTGGTTCGAAAAGGAATCTTCGGAGAGGCTTTTTTCCCGCCAACTGCTTTCCGCGTCTATGAATCCCTCGAAGAAATCTCGGACAGCCGGTATGATTTTATTCTCGTGTGCACCAAATCCAGCGATACCCTCACGGCGGCGAAAAATTTGTCCGTCCACTCCAAGCTTCTCGCCCCCAACGGCCTGATTGTGCTTTTTCAAAACGGCTGGGGAAACGCAGAAATCTTTGCCGACTTTTTCCCAAAGGAAACGATTTACAATGCCCGTGTAATTACCGGCTTCATTCGTCCCAAACCGAACGTGGTCGAAATCACCGTTCATGCCGATGCCGTTCACATCGGCTCTCTGTTCGGCGAATCGCCCGAGCCGCTCATTCCCCTTTGCCAGGCCGTTTCCGCCGGCGGAATCCCCTGTCAAACAACAACCCAAATCGGCAAAGACCTGTGGGCCAAAATGCTTTACAATTGCGCTCTCAACCCGCTGGGGGCTGTCCTCGATGTTCCTTACGGCAAATTAGCTGAACATCCTTCGACTCGGCACATTATGGACCGGCTGATTGAAGAGACGTTTGATGTAATGCTCGCAGACGGATACCGCACGCATTGGGAGAACGCTGAAGAGTTCAAATCCGCTTTCTACAATCAGATGGTCCCCGCCACAGCCGCACACCGCTCTTCGACGCTGCAGGACCTTAAGGCCGGCAAAAAAACGGAAATCGACGCCTTAACCGGTGCCGTCCTTCGACTTGCTCAAAAACACCGACGTGCCGTTCCCTGCAGCGATTTTCTGTATCATCTGATTGACTTTATCGAATCCCGGAACAATCAGAATCCGCGGAATGATTAG